In Gemmatimonadota bacterium, one DNA window encodes the following:
- a CDS encoding carotenoid biosynthesis protein, whose product MSDRRGLQALWVFAVVSAIGYGLFGLDPTRVPDHPWVQAFYRASFALFARGQVALMLVVIGIALRRAAGWRWLPGLVLVFLLSLGVELLGTTTGLPFGPYHYTGLLGWRIQGEVPALIPLSWFAMCVPALGLGRAASPGLPRVGTWVVGAWLLTAWDLALDPAMSHLVPYWVWEVDGSWYGMPLLNLAGWFATGLFLLAALDLAGAGRWVDALPASWLQGYYVAVLATPVTMLLVAHAWPAVAVTVMGAGLPLAWLARRRSTAAAHPGAERVQAHTASLP is encoded by the coding sequence GTGAGCGACCGGCGCGGACTTCAGGCCCTGTGGGTCTTCGCCGTGGTCTCGGCGATCGGCTACGGCCTGTTCGGCCTCGATCCCACCCGCGTGCCGGACCATCCCTGGGTCCAGGCGTTCTATCGCGCCTCGTTCGCGCTGTTCGCGCGCGGTCAGGTCGCCCTCATGCTCGTCGTGATCGGCATCGCGCTGAGGCGCGCCGCCGGGTGGCGCTGGCTTCCAGGGCTGGTCCTGGTCTTCCTGCTCAGCCTCGGGGTCGAGCTGCTCGGCACCACCACCGGACTCCCGTTCGGCCCGTACCACTACACGGGCCTGCTGGGATGGCGCATCCAGGGTGAGGTCCCCGCCCTCATCCCGCTCAGCTGGTTCGCCATGTGCGTTCCCGCGCTCGGGCTGGGGCGTGCCGCTTCGCCGGGCCTGCCGCGCGTCGGGACCTGGGTGGTGGGCGCCTGGCTGCTCACCGCCTGGGACCTCGCGCTCGATCCGGCCATGAGCCACCTGGTCCCGTACTGGGTCTGGGAGGTGGACGGGTCCTGGTACGGGATGCCGCTGCTCAACCTGGCCGGGTGGTTCGCGACAGGTCTGTTCCTCCTGGCCGCGCTGGATCTGGCCGGCGCGGGACGATGGGTGGATGCGCTTCCCGCGTCCTGGCTGCAGGGGTACTACGTCGCCGTTCTCGCCACGCCGGTCACGATGCTCCTTGTGGCGCACGCCTGGCCCGCCGTGGCCGTCACCGTGATGGGCGCGGGTCTGCCACTGGCCTGGTTGGCCAGGCGGCGATCCACCGCCGCCGCCCACCCGGGTGCCGAGAGGGTCCAGGCCCACACCGCCTCCCTCCCCTGA
- the ppsR gene encoding transcriptional regulator PpsR — MFDLPLTELIDGHEDLLEQVVAGSSDLAVLLDEQGTIEGVHLGTSFAGEDPRSWIGSAWEETALADTRWKIGELLRKTLDEGVSDRRQVNLLFPSGAKVPVRYRAFRLPHCRRVLALGLDLRDQEALQRRLVEAQQTLERDYWRLRQVQTRYRLIFEVASEPLLILGGPELTVESANAAAVVALQAPLAELRGRALRDLLPTDMRSSADDALTRVRRDARATDVGAEALGLDVLRLTPLLAGAEGAVLVQGLSSAGRALPTRGALDSLAALEAFPDGVVVTDLQGVIRYANPAFAEFVEAPLSSLGGESLDRWLGRPGADLAVVRSALKATGRAKLIHTALLGDLGSELEVELSAARLEDPEGMLFAIRDVGRRLVRPAAPAQSLDRAVESLTPLVGQVTLPHLVRETSGLVERHFIQAALEVTGGNRSAAAELLGLSRQTLYAKLRTHSIESGETESD, encoded by the coding sequence GTGTTCGACCTGCCGCTCACCGAGCTGATCGACGGCCACGAGGACCTCCTCGAACAGGTGGTCGCCGGGTCCTCGGACCTGGCGGTGCTCCTCGACGAACAGGGCACGATCGAGGGGGTGCACCTCGGGACGTCGTTCGCCGGCGAGGATCCCCGGAGCTGGATCGGCAGCGCCTGGGAGGAGACGGCGCTCGCCGATACGCGCTGGAAGATCGGCGAGCTCCTCCGGAAGACCCTGGACGAAGGCGTCTCCGACCGCCGTCAGGTCAACCTGCTGTTCCCTTCCGGCGCCAAGGTCCCGGTCCGATACCGGGCGTTCCGGTTGCCCCACTGTCGACGGGTGCTGGCGCTGGGGCTGGACCTGCGCGACCAGGAGGCTCTCCAGCGGCGCCTGGTGGAGGCCCAGCAGACCCTCGAGCGTGACTATTGGCGGCTGCGCCAGGTCCAGACCCGCTACCGCCTCATCTTCGAGGTGGCCTCCGAGCCCCTGCTGATCCTCGGCGGCCCGGAGCTGACGGTCGAGAGCGCCAACGCCGCAGCCGTGGTGGCGTTGCAGGCGCCGTTGGCCGAGCTCCGGGGTCGCGCGCTGCGGGACCTGCTGCCCACCGACATGCGGTCCTCCGCCGACGACGCGCTGACCCGGGTGCGGCGCGACGCGCGTGCGACGGACGTCGGTGCGGAGGCGCTCGGTCTGGATGTCCTCCGCCTCACGCCGCTCCTGGCGGGAGCCGAGGGCGCCGTCCTGGTGCAGGGGCTGAGCTCGGCCGGGCGCGCGCTTCCCACCCGGGGGGCCCTGGATTCCCTGGCCGCCCTCGAGGCCTTCCCCGACGGGGTGGTGGTCACCGACCTCCAGGGGGTGATCCGCTACGCCAATCCCGCCTTCGCCGAATTCGTCGAAGCCCCGCTGAGCAGCCTGGGCGGCGAATCCCTCGACCGCTGGCTGGGCCGCCCGGGTGCCGATCTGGCCGTGGTCCGATCGGCCCTGAAGGCCACGGGCCGGGCCAAGCTGATCCACACCGCCCTGCTGGGCGACCTCGGGTCGGAGCTGGAGGTCGAGCTCTCCGCCGCCCGCCTCGAGGACCCCGAGGGGATGCTGTTCGCGATCCGCGACGTGGGACGGCGCCTGGTGCGCCCTGCGGCCCCCGCCCAATCGCTCGACCGGGCCGTCGAGAGCCTCACGCCGCTGGTCGGTCAGGTCACCCTGCCCCACCTGGTCCGCGAGACGTCGGGACTGGTGGAGCGGCACTTCATCCAGGCGGCCCTCGAGGTCACCGGCGGCAACCGCAGCGCCGCCGCCGAGCTGCTGGGCCTGAGCCGCCAGACCCTCTACGCCAAGCTGCGGACCCACTCGATCGAGTCGGGAGAAACCGAGAGCGACTGA
- the hemA gene encoding glutamyl-tRNA reductase — translation MIVSLGLDASSVSVAIREKFHRLGTPEGSFQPTRSQHVREIASLRTCNRVELYGWSDLDGDAVAADAAEEMATRWIVDHTDRTAFLAFGRLRVGRDAVEHLLRVSSGLESQVIGDIHVLGQIRRAYREAQEHGSLGPYLHRLFETAIQTGKRVKRETELMAGRSSVGSEAAAHVLRTLGEGRRLRAVVVGCGKVGTHAARTLARSGRAQLTLINRSEERSRALAQELGCRWAPWRRLHAEVAQAQGVVVATGAPDPVVRREALARARGDAAGSVVLVDVAMPRNVDPEVSRLAAVQLADLDDIRPELVQLERARRAAMPAAVRIVLEESYGYVRWLGVQEAVSALEPLRALLLDVCQREVEFVAGSETGRRTAERIVAKVLARPLSSVRDGRTDPDAVGPMADALHTLFSLPGAQERALAARAD, via the coding sequence ATGATCGTTTCACTGGGCCTCGACGCCTCCAGTGTCAGCGTCGCCATCCGGGAGAAGTTCCATCGACTGGGCACGCCGGAAGGCAGCTTCCAGCCGACCCGCAGCCAGCACGTGCGCGAGATCGCATCGCTGCGCACCTGCAACCGCGTGGAGCTGTATGGCTGGTCCGATCTGGACGGGGACGCCGTGGCGGCCGACGCGGCCGAGGAGATGGCGACGCGGTGGATCGTCGACCACACCGACCGCACGGCCTTCCTGGCGTTCGGGCGCCTGCGGGTGGGCCGGGATGCCGTCGAGCACCTCCTGCGCGTGTCGAGCGGCCTCGAGTCGCAGGTGATCGGGGACATCCACGTGCTCGGTCAGATCCGACGCGCCTACCGCGAAGCGCAGGAGCACGGCTCGCTGGGCCCCTACCTGCATCGCCTGTTCGAGACCGCCATCCAGACCGGCAAGCGCGTCAAGCGCGAGACCGAGCTGATGGCGGGGCGCAGCTCGGTGGGCTCCGAAGCGGCGGCGCATGTCCTGCGCACGCTCGGCGAGGGGCGGCGCCTGCGCGCCGTCGTGGTCGGCTGCGGCAAGGTCGGGACCCACGCGGCCCGCACGCTGGCCCGCAGCGGCCGCGCGCAGCTCACGCTGATCAACCGCTCGGAGGAACGCTCGCGCGCCCTGGCGCAGGAGCTCGGGTGCCGCTGGGCTCCCTGGCGGCGCCTGCACGCCGAGGTCGCGCAGGCCCAGGGCGTCGTGGTGGCCACGGGTGCGCCCGATCCCGTGGTCCGGCGCGAGGCGCTGGCCCGCGCCCGTGGCGACGCGGCCGGATCGGTCGTCCTCGTGGACGTGGCCATGCCGCGCAACGTGGACCCGGAGGTCTCGCGCCTCGCCGCCGTGCAGCTCGCGGACCTGGACGACATCCGCCCCGAGCTCGTCCAGCTCGAGCGCGCCCGCCGTGCGGCGATGCCCGCCGCGGTACGGATCGTGTTGGAAGAGTCGTACGGCTACGTCCGTTGGCTGGGCGTGCAGGAGGCCGTCTCCGCGCTCGAGCCGCTGCGCGCGCTGCTCCTCGACGTGTGCCAGCGTGAGGTCGAGTTCGTCGCCGGCTCCGAGACCGGCCGGCGCACCGCCGAGCGCATCGTGGCCAAGGTGCTCGCGCGTCCGCTCAGCTCCGTGCGCGACGGGCGCACCGACCCGGACGCGGTCGGGCCCATGGCCGATGCCCTCCACACCCTCTTCTCCCTCCCCGGGGCACAGGAGCGCGCCCTGGCGGCGCGGGCGGACTGA
- a CDS encoding polyprenyl synthetase family protein, giving the protein MNVGLRTHVDAEADFLSLDAFISRWSPRLHTAMQAEVTALQLGFPPLDDALARLLGVEGGPGRRWRPLLTLASAEALGAEGQDALPVAVAVELTHAASLALDDLPCMDDAVARRGQPATHRLVGSAGAILLSVGLLARAAELLADSDRDAAALCGTWARAFGLHGMSGGQAVDVAGKPGTGPRRRLFRCKSTSLAAFAVRGGAVRAGAQADTCDALERFGTALGWAYQLADDATDLAQDAAAGHPPGGRNPQRQSRYLMQRAARQLARSAVLDTDGARLLTQLGWAVLAGGATFTTTTRQERTA; this is encoded by the coding sequence ATGAACGTCGGGCTGAGGACACACGTGGACGCCGAGGCGGACTTCCTGTCGCTGGATGCGTTCATCTCCCGCTGGTCGCCCCGCTTGCACACGGCCATGCAGGCCGAAGTGACGGCGTTGCAGCTGGGATTCCCGCCCCTGGACGACGCCCTGGCGCGGCTGCTGGGCGTGGAGGGTGGACCGGGCCGACGGTGGCGGCCCCTGCTCACGCTCGCGAGCGCGGAGGCGCTGGGCGCCGAGGGCCAGGACGCGCTCCCGGTCGCGGTGGCCGTGGAGCTCACCCATGCGGCCTCGCTCGCGCTCGACGATCTCCCCTGCATGGACGACGCGGTCGCACGGCGCGGGCAACCCGCCACGCACCGGCTGGTGGGATCGGCGGGCGCCATCCTCCTGTCCGTCGGGCTGCTGGCGCGCGCGGCCGAGCTGCTCGCCGACAGCGATCGCGACGCCGCGGCCCTCTGTGGCACCTGGGCCCGCGCCTTCGGGCTCCATGGCATGTCCGGAGGCCAGGCGGTCGACGTCGCCGGCAAGCCCGGCACCGGACCTCGTCGGCGTCTGTTCCGCTGCAAGAGCACCTCGCTCGCGGCGTTCGCCGTGCGCGGTGGTGCCGTCCGCGCCGGAGCGCAGGCCGACACCTGCGACGCGCTCGAGCGGTTCGGCACCGCGCTCGGCTGGGCGTACCAGTTGGCTGACGACGCCACCGACCTCGCGCAGGACGCGGCGGCGGGCCATCCGCCCGGCGGACGCAATCCCCAGCGGCAGAGCCGCTACCTGATGCAGCGAGCGGCGCGCCAGCTCGCACGATCCGCGGTGCTCGACACCGACGGAGCCAGGCTGCTCACGCAGCTCGGTTGGGCCGTCCTCGCGGGCGGTGCCACGTTCACGACCACGACCCGGCAGGAGAGGACGGCATGA
- a CDS encoding geranylgeranyl diphosphate reductase, which translates to MDSYDVVVVGGGPAGATAAERLASEGRSVLLLDRAGRVKPCGGAVPPRLLQEFDVPESLLVNRVDTARIVSPRGRQVDIPVGRGFVGMVDREVFDEWLRARADTAGAERRTGHFARLGERRGGQVEVHYRAGRSRQGPERSVRARYVIGCDGALSQVARQALPDAAAKAHHVFAYHEIIESPADADERFAPARCDVHYDGVLSPDFYAWVFPHGPVTSVGTGSALQGFAMREAVSVLRSRLGLATLPTVRCEGAPIPMTTLPRWDNGRDVIVAGDAAGVVAPSSGEGIYYAMASASFVAEAVAEALDTDDPRPLRRARRRFRRQHGNVFFVLSMMQRFWYSNDGRRERFVAICRDRDVQELTFEGYMHKELVAARPLAHARIFFKNIGHLSGLVRA; encoded by the coding sequence ATGGACTCGTACGACGTCGTCGTCGTGGGTGGGGGTCCCGCGGGAGCCACGGCCGCGGAGCGGCTGGCCTCCGAAGGGCGCTCTGTCCTGCTCCTGGATCGGGCCGGCCGCGTGAAGCCGTGTGGTGGAGCGGTGCCGCCCCGGCTGCTCCAGGAGTTCGATGTTCCGGAGTCGCTGCTCGTGAACCGGGTCGACACGGCCCGCATCGTCTCTCCGCGCGGCCGTCAGGTGGACATTCCCGTCGGACGCGGATTCGTCGGCATGGTCGACCGCGAGGTCTTCGACGAGTGGCTGCGCGCTCGGGCCGATACGGCGGGCGCCGAACGCCGCACGGGTCACTTCGCCCGCTTGGGCGAGCGGCGCGGAGGACAGGTGGAGGTCCACTATCGCGCCGGTCGCTCGCGTCAGGGACCCGAGCGCAGCGTCCGCGCCCGCTACGTGATCGGGTGCGACGGGGCGCTCTCCCAGGTGGCACGGCAGGCGCTTCCGGACGCGGCCGCGAAGGCCCACCACGTCTTCGCCTACCACGAGATCATCGAGTCGCCGGCCGACGCCGACGAGCGCTTCGCACCGGCGCGGTGCGACGTGCACTACGACGGCGTCCTCTCGCCCGACTTCTACGCCTGGGTCTTCCCGCACGGGCCCGTGACCAGCGTCGGGACGGGATCCGCCCTGCAGGGCTTCGCGATGCGCGAGGCGGTGAGCGTGCTGCGCAGCCGCCTGGGCCTGGCCACGCTCCCGACCGTCCGGTGCGAAGGCGCGCCCATCCCGATGACCACGCTGCCGCGCTGGGACAACGGACGCGACGTCATCGTGGCGGGGGACGCCGCCGGCGTCGTGGCGCCCAGCTCCGGAGAGGGGATCTACTACGCGATGGCCAGCGCCAGCTTCGTGGCCGAGGCCGTGGCGGAGGCGCTGGACACGGACGATCCGCGGCCCCTGCGTCGGGCCCGCCGTCGCTTCCGCCGCCAGCACGGCAACGTGTTCTTCGTGCTGTCGATGATGCAGCGCTTCTGGTACTCGAACGACGGTCGCCGCGAGCGCTTCGTGGCCATCTGTCGCGATCGCGATGTCCAGGAGCTGACCTTCGAGGGCTACATGCACAAGGAGCTGGTGGCGGCACGCCCACTGGCCCACGCACGGATCTTCTTCAAGAACATCGGACACCTCAGCGGCTTGGTACGCGCATGA
- the chlG gene encoding chlorophyll synthase ChlG yields MTVLITSQSATAPVRAEPKAVLELFKPVTWFPPMWAFACGAISAGTSAPAWKIGLGILVAGPLVCGTSQAVNDWFDRHVDAVNEPHRPIPSGRLPGRTGLALAVAGTGVAAAAGALLGTWGWAATLLALLLAWGYSAPPFRFKANGWVGNAAVGFSYEGLAWVTGAAVLLGGALPPAAVLLLAALYSIGAHGIMTLNDYKSQEGDRAHGVRSLPVLLGPAGASRVACAVMAGAQLVVVVLLLDWGHPVAALAVAALVACQGALMLGFLRSPDPAMALRLSAFGVPFYVSGMMIAAFAVRGGV; encoded by the coding sequence ATGACTGTACTGATCACTTCACAGTCAGCGACGGCCCCGGTTCGGGCCGAGCCCAAGGCGGTCCTGGAGCTGTTCAAGCCGGTGACCTGGTTCCCGCCCATGTGGGCGTTCGCCTGCGGAGCCATCTCCGCCGGGACCAGCGCACCCGCCTGGAAGATCGGCCTCGGGATCCTGGTCGCCGGACCCCTGGTCTGCGGCACCAGTCAGGCCGTCAACGACTGGTTCGACCGCCATGTCGACGCGGTCAACGAGCCCCATCGCCCCATCCCGTCGGGGCGGCTGCCCGGGCGCACCGGCCTCGCGCTGGCCGTGGCCGGCACCGGGGTGGCGGCCGCCGCCGGAGCCCTGCTGGGCACCTGGGGTTGGGCGGCCACCCTCCTGGCCCTTCTCCTGGCGTGGGGCTACAGCGCCCCGCCCTTCCGGTTCAAGGCGAACGGCTGGGTGGGCAACGCGGCGGTCGGCTTCTCCTATGAAGGCCTCGCCTGGGTGACGGGCGCGGCCGTGCTGCTCGGCGGGGCCCTGCCCCCCGCCGCGGTCCTGCTCCTGGCCGCGCTGTACTCCATCGGCGCCCACGGGATCATGACCCTCAACGACTACAAGTCCCAGGAGGGCGATCGCGCGCACGGCGTGCGCTCCCTGCCCGTCCTGCTGGGACCGGCGGGGGCCAGCCGGGTCGCCTGCGCGGTGATGGCGGGCGCGCAGCTCGTCGTGGTGGTGCTGCTGCTCGACTGGGGCCATCCGGTGGCCGCGCTGGCCGTGGCGGCGCTGGTGGCCTGCCAGGGCGCGCTCATGCTGGGGTTCCTCCGGTCTCCCGATCCCGCGATGGCCCTGCGCCTGAGCGCATTCGGGGTGCCGTTCTATGTCTCGGGGATGATGATCGCGGCCTTCGCGGTCCGGGGAGGAGTCTGA
- the hemF gene encoding oxygen-dependent coproporphyrinogen oxidase has protein sequence MDASVAVDRPASAALWRRRVAATTRRLHDRLTRFFEQVDGQARFREDAWARPEGGGGHARVLTDGAVFEKVGVNRAEVEGPVTPQLARALALGEEPEGLGFFAVGVSIVAHPHSPCVPIVHENVRYFELSDARGRIRDRWFGGGLDLTPTLPHPEDAVHFHRTLRDVCSPFGPALYPLFKQHCDRYFVNRHRDDEARGIGGIFYDHVRPGDHGLDADRLLELMRAVGESLEVAYGPVVERRAAQPWGDEEKALQLHRRGRYVEFNLLHDRGTRFGLDSGARTESVLMSLPPTATWAYAPQFEAGSLGARLQEMLVPRDWAALEAEDVATRIRGVA, from the coding sequence GTGGACGCGTCCGTCGCGGTCGATCGTCCGGCGAGCGCAGCGCTCTGGCGGCGTCGCGTTGCCGCGACCACGCGACGCCTGCACGATCGCTTGACGCGGTTCTTCGAGCAGGTGGATGGCCAGGCCCGGTTCCGCGAGGACGCCTGGGCCCGCCCGGAGGGCGGCGGTGGCCACGCGCGGGTCCTCACGGACGGTGCCGTGTTCGAGAAGGTGGGCGTCAACCGGGCCGAGGTGGAGGGACCGGTGACGCCCCAGTTGGCGCGGGCGCTCGCGCTCGGCGAGGAGCCGGAGGGGCTCGGCTTCTTCGCGGTCGGCGTGAGCATCGTCGCCCATCCGCACAGCCCGTGCGTGCCCATCGTCCACGAGAACGTCCGCTACTTCGAGCTGAGCGACGCGCGCGGGAGGATCCGCGACCGTTGGTTCGGAGGTGGCCTGGACCTCACGCCCACGCTTCCCCATCCCGAGGACGCCGTACACTTCCATCGCACGCTGCGCGACGTGTGCAGCCCGTTCGGTCCAGCGTTGTACCCGCTCTTCAAGCAGCACTGCGATCGGTACTTCGTGAACCGGCATCGCGACGACGAGGCCCGGGGCATCGGGGGGATCTTCTACGACCACGTGCGGCCCGGGGACCACGGCCTGGACGCGGATCGTCTGCTGGAGCTGATGCGCGCGGTGGGCGAGTCCCTGGAGGTGGCCTACGGGCCTGTGGTGGAGCGCCGCGCCGCGCAGCCGTGGGGCGACGAGGAGAAGGCGCTGCAGCTGCACCGCCGGGGCCGCTATGTGGAGTTCAACCTCCTGCACGATCGGGGCACGCGCTTCGGCCTGGACAGCGGAGCCCGCACCGAGAGCGTGCTGATGAGCCTGCCGCCGACCGCCACGTGGGCCTACGCTCCGCAGTTCGAGGCCGGCTCGCTCGGGGCGCGCCTGCAGGAGATGCTGGTTCCTCGCGACTGGGCGGCACTCGAGGCCGAGGACGTCGCGACCCGGATCCGGGGGGTGGCCTGA
- a CDS encoding BCD family MFS transporter, producing the protein MARSAGLSWPGIARLSLVQVAIGAVVVLMTSTLNRVMVVELGLAAAVPGALVALHFFVQLLRPQMGFGSDGSGRRIPWIVGGMALVSLSGVGAAAGTALMAVSRPAGLALALLSFLLLGVGVSAASTPLLAYLAERVEEPRMAGAAAVAWIMMIVGIILTAGFAGTLLDPFSGERLVQVTAGVCGIAFVLTLLGVVGRRGEKPLDRGAAEPVETSFREAFAVMWNEPEARRFATFVFVSMLAYSAQDIILEPFAGVVFGLTPGESTRIAGLQHGGVLIGMILGAIAAARVGTLRLWSAFGCAASGVALVALVATPALGSVAGLKAAVFGLGFSNGVFAVAAIGAMMGLTVAGGRGGAGLRMGFWGAAQAVAYGLGGFLGAGASDVARSYFGSPVLGYTAVFGAEALLFGAAAILVLGVRTAERRSTAPLAAARLAVGA; encoded by the coding sequence ATGGCACGGAGCGCGGGGCTGAGCTGGCCGGGCATCGCCCGTCTCTCGCTGGTGCAGGTCGCCATCGGCGCGGTCGTGGTGCTGATGACCTCCACCCTCAACCGGGTGATGGTCGTCGAGCTGGGCCTGGCCGCCGCCGTTCCCGGAGCGCTCGTGGCGCTCCACTTCTTCGTGCAGCTCCTGCGGCCCCAGATGGGCTTCGGCTCGGACGGCAGCGGCCGCCGCATCCCCTGGATCGTGGGGGGGATGGCGCTCGTCTCCCTGAGCGGTGTCGGTGCCGCTGCGGGCACTGCGCTCATGGCGGTGTCGCGTCCCGCCGGGCTGGCGCTCGCCCTGCTGTCCTTCCTGCTGCTCGGTGTAGGCGTGAGCGCGGCGAGCACGCCGCTGCTGGCCTACCTGGCCGAGCGCGTGGAAGAGCCGCGCATGGCAGGCGCCGCCGCCGTCGCCTGGATCATGATGATCGTCGGCATCATCCTGACCGCCGGCTTCGCGGGTACGCTGCTCGACCCCTTCAGCGGGGAGCGCCTGGTCCAGGTCACCGCCGGCGTGTGCGGCATCGCGTTCGTGCTGACGCTGCTCGGTGTCGTCGGCCGGCGCGGCGAGAAGCCGCTGGACCGCGGCGCTGCCGAGCCCGTCGAGACGTCCTTCCGCGAGGCCTTCGCGGTCATGTGGAACGAGCCCGAAGCCCGACGCTTCGCGACGTTCGTCTTCGTGTCGATGCTGGCGTATTCGGCGCAGGACATCATCCTCGAGCCGTTCGCCGGCGTCGTCTTCGGCCTCACGCCGGGCGAGTCCACCCGCATCGCCGGCCTGCAGCACGGCGGTGTTCTGATCGGCATGATCCTGGGCGCGATCGCCGCGGCCCGGGTCGGCACGCTCCGCCTCTGGTCGGCCTTCGGCTGCGCGGCGTCCGGGGTCGCTCTGGTGGCGCTGGTCGCCACGCCCGCGCTCGGCTCGGTGGCCGGGCTGAAGGCCGCCGTCTTCGGGCTCGGCTTCTCCAACGGCGTGTTCGCCGTGGCCGCCATCGGCGCCATGATGGGGCTCACCGTCGCGGGGGGGCGGGGCGGCGCGGGGCTCCGCATGGGCTTCTGGGGTGCGGCGCAGGCCGTCGCGTACGGCCTGGGCGGCTTCCTGGGGGCCGGCGCGAGCGACGTGGCCCGCAGCTACTTCGGGTCCCCGGTGTTGGGGTACACCGCGGTGTTCGGCGCGGAGGCCCTGCTCTTCGGCGCCGCGGCGATCCTGGTCCTCGGGGTCCGTACGGCCGAGCGGCGCTCGACGGCCCCGCTTGCGGCCGCCCGCCTGGCGGTGGGGGCCTAG
- a CDS encoding Coenzyme F420 hydrogenase/dehydrogenase, beta subunit C-terminal domain yields the protein MTTTATVRASLPVVPLGAPRSRDLCTDCGVSRSRHAGRCGRACQFIHPRYAELERAAHGRTWDPERSDERWFGPFETMVRARLRRPAAGAQWTGITTRLAEHLLESGTVEAVLATASEPGDPWRPRPVLVRHAADMRQCRGMKMGFSPVLGLLDEVERLGLRRIAVIGVPCQIHALRALEAELGLERLYVIGTPCSDNTSTERFRTFLTLLTTRPDDVTWMEFMPDYHVELRFRDGSERRIPFIDLPIRDLPEDFFPLTCRSCVDYTNRLADITVGYMGGDGEQWLLVRNARGREMLSGLEGELDCSAPTSRGNRTRAVRAFLAALETAAGGLPARRAPRPLRPLVRWSMERFGPRGLEFARTRVEMKLVEAITSLRRHRPRRVRRAIPPYAWALAARYGIAPTPDEGPTAPGAV from the coding sequence ATGACCACCACCGCCACCGTCCGGGCGTCGCTGCCCGTGGTGCCCCTGGGGGCCCCGCGGTCGCGCGACCTCTGCACGGACTGTGGCGTCTCGCGCTCGCGGCACGCGGGCCGCTGCGGCCGGGCCTGTCAGTTCATCCATCCCCGGTACGCCGAGCTGGAGCGTGCGGCCCACGGTCGCACGTGGGATCCGGAGCGGAGCGACGAGCGCTGGTTCGGGCCCTTCGAGACGATGGTGCGGGCCCGCCTGCGGCGACCCGCGGCCGGCGCGCAGTGGACGGGGATCACCACCCGGCTCGCCGAGCACCTCCTGGAGAGCGGGACGGTCGAAGCCGTCCTGGCGACCGCGTCCGAGCCCGGCGACCCCTGGCGCCCGCGTCCGGTGCTGGTGCGGCACGCGGCCGACATGCGCCAGTGCCGCGGGATGAAGATGGGCTTCTCGCCGGTCCTCGGGCTGCTGGACGAGGTCGAACGGCTGGGCTTGCGCCGCATCGCCGTGATCGGCGTCCCGTGCCAGATCCACGCCCTCCGGGCACTCGAGGCGGAGCTGGGCCTGGAGCGACTGTACGTCATCGGGACGCCCTGCAGCGACAACACGAGCACGGAGCGCTTCCGGACCTTCCTGACGCTGCTCACCACGCGTCCGGACGACGTGACGTGGATGGAGTTCATGCCCGACTACCACGTCGAGCTGCGCTTCCGGGACGGCAGCGAACGGCGCATCCCGTTCATCGACCTCCCGATCCGCGATCTGCCCGAGGACTTCTTCCCGCTCACCTGCCGCTCGTGCGTCGACTACACCAACCGTCTGGCCGACATCACGGTGGGCTACATGGGTGGAGACGGCGAGCAGTGGTTGCTCGTCCGCAACGCGCGTGGGCGGGAGATGCTGTCCGGCCTGGAAGGCGAGCTGGACTGCTCCGCCCCCACCTCCCGCGGGAATCGCACGCGTGCGGTGCGCGCGTTCCTCGCAGCCCTGGAGACCGCCGCGGGCGGCCTGCCCGCCCGGCGCGCGCCCCGGCCCCTGCGCCCGCTGGTGCGGTGGAGCATGGAGCGCTTCGGCCCGCGCGGACTGGAGTTCGCCCGCACGCGCGTGGAGATGAAGCTGGTCGAAGCGATCACGTCGCTGCGTCGCCATCGACCGCGCCGCGTCCGCCGCGCCATTCCGCCGTATGCGTGGGCGCTCGCCGCTCGCTACGGCATCGCACCCACACCGGACGAGGGGCCCACGGCCCCGGGAGCCGTCTGA